Proteins encoded in a region of the Onychostoma macrolepis isolate SWU-2019 chromosome 20, ASM1243209v1, whole genome shotgun sequence genome:
- the si:dkey-12h9.6 gene encoding macoilin, giving the protein MKKRYMDIGRLRKMKKIKLTEKISESAYSVLKFMIVWMLVLLADFVLEFRLEYLWPCWLFLGTVYTTFHCHGLAICVVFVCAAFTLDLFCFIFVPLHWLFFAASTYVLLNYMWHTEKGICMSTVTLWILLVYMEASLRLRDLKSPHANLSHLFAAHCIGYPLVYMGFDATCYFSSMFKLRTQKSVQSENDLHMDLLQQSLPPYMHLYPKLWMEDPKYKVAKSRPAQYQCPSDSITSEDKQNMEDCLQIHRLPARTERDTNPQTPGPKHRGGELHLDSTSMLEMTENLPQEDQSSKAQRPSKSSLPKVHRGSVNIPNSKGEKRQKAPKAINTIGDSAERCSSNISPSPPNPHAEQMLKLEQEMRKLKGELQASRQSEQELRSHICNLTNSEHSLRPEVSLLRHANELLQNKIQCLTKSRQKDKQNCSLLEKKIRMETEARVAVEKQLAEVRAQKFDEATILLRSASHRQEHSETQMLRKKAKDLDSEYKQLQLEYQEKENRMIALENEVETLQRNRCTEQEADALLSALSSLQDKAQHLEYNLSAETRLKLDLFSALGDARRQLEIAQVKILKQDHEVKEMKQKLAEAMAVAPGMSYMAPRSSMPQYLKFFNSERYMLNPRALMYQCLKK; this is encoded by the exons ATGAAGAAACGCTACATGGATATAGGCAGGCTACGGAAAATGAAAAAGATTAAACTCACAGAGAAGATTTCCGAAAG CGCGTACTCTGTTCTGAAGTTCATGATCGTCTGGATGCTGGTGCTATTAGCTGACTTTGTTCTGGAGTTCAGACTGGAATACCTGTGGCCATGCTGGCTCTTTCTAGGGACCGTCTACACCACATTTCACTGTCACGGACTG GCCATCTGTGTTGTTTTCGTGTGTGCAGCATTTACCCTGGACTTattctgtttcatttttgtaCCCTTACACTGGCTGTTTTTTGCAGCCAGCACATATGTCTTACTCAACTATATGTGGCATACAG aaaAGGGAATCTGTATGTCAACTGTGACATTATGGATACTTTTAGTGTATATGGAGGCTTCTCTACGGTTGCGGGACCTGAAAAGCCCTCATGCAAATCTGTCCCATCTATTTGCTGCACACTG CATTGGTTATCCACTAGTGTATATGGGATTTGATGCAACATGCTACTTCTCCAGTATGTTTAAGCTGCGCACTCAGAAATCAGTTCAGAGTGAGAATGACCTCCACATGGATCTCCTGCAACAATCCCTACCTCCTTACATGCACCTGTACCCAAAATTGTGGATGGAAG ATCCCAAATATAAGGTGGCCAAATCTAGGCCGGCGCAATACCAGTGTCCATCCGATTCCATCACCTCAGAGGACAAACAAAACATGGAAGACTGCCTTCAAATCCACAGACTTCCTGCGAGAACCGAAAGAGACACAAATCCACAAACCCCAGGACCCAAGCACCGTGGAGGTGAACTTCATTTGGACTCTACGTCCATGCTAGAAATGACTGAAAACCTACCTCAGGAGGATCAGAGCAGTAAAGCTCAAAGACCCTCCAAGAGCTCCTTGCCTAAAGTGCATCGAGGTTCAGTGAACATCCCTAACAGCAAAGGGGAGAAGAGGCAGAAAGCCCCCAAAGCCATCAACACAATAGGGGACTCTGCTGAAAGGTGCTCGTCAAACATCTCCCCAAGTCCCCCGAACCCACATGCCGAGCAGATGCTGAA GCTGGAACAAGAAATGAGGAAGCTGAAGGGAGAGCTGCAGGCGAGCAGACAGAGCGAGCAGGAGCTGCGCAGTCACATTTGTAATCTGACCaacagtgaacacagtctgcgCCCTGAAGTCTCTCTGCTCAGACATGCAAATGAACTGCTGCAAAACAA GATTCAATGTCTCACAAAATCcagacagaaggacaaacaAAACTGTTCCTTGCTGGAAAAGAAAATCAGAATGGAAACAGAGGCTCGAGTTGCAGTAGAAAAACAACTTGCAGAAGTCAGAGCCCAAAAATTTGATGAAGCAACGATTTTACTTCGGAGCGCATCACACAG GCAAGAACACAGTGAAACTCAAATGTTGAGGAAAAAAGCTAAAGATCTAGACTCAGAGTACAAACAACTACAGCTGGAATATCAGGAGAAAGAAAATCGAATGATAGCTCTAGAGAATGAAGTGGAG ACCCTCCAGAGGAACAGATGCACGGAGCAGGAAGCGGACGCTTTGCTCTCAGCTCTCTCCTCCTTGCAGGACAAGGCTCAGCATCTAGAGTACAACCTGAGTGCAGAAACCCGTCTCAAGCTAGACCTCTTCTCTGCACTCGGAGATGCACGCAGACAGCTGGAGATAGCGCAAG TTAAAATTCTGAAACAAGACCACGAGGTCAAAGAAATGAAACAGAAGCTTGCTGAAGCGATGGCCGTGGCTCCAGGTATGTCATACATGGCCCCCAGGTCCTCTATGCCTCAGTACCTCAAGTTCTTCAACTCTGAGCGCTACATGCTGAATCCCAGAGCACTCATGTACCAGTGTCTTAAGAAATAA
- the gtf2h5 gene encoding general transcription factor IIH subunit 5 produces the protein MVNVLKGVLVECDPAMKQFLLYLDETSALGKKFIIQDLDDTHVFILAEVVQILQERVGELMDQNSFPITQK, from the exons ATGGTTAATGTCTTGAAAGGAGTTCTCGTTGAATG TGACCCAGCTATGAAGCAATTTCTTCTATATCTGGATGAGACGTCGGCATTGGGGAAGAAATTTATAATCCAGGATTTGGATGACACGCATGTTTTCATCCTAGCTGAAGTTGTGCAGATTCTCCAGGAGCGAGTAGGAGAACTGATGGACCAGAATTCATTCCCCATCACCCAGAAATAA